A part of Thalassophryne amazonica chromosome 3, fThaAma1.1, whole genome shotgun sequence genomic DNA contains:
- the LOC117507780 gene encoding olfactory receptor class A-like protein 4 gives MSEVLIVEAILFGLLVFSGILGNILVIHVVLQSAVNSPSRRLPPSDTILVHLSLANLLTSLFRTVPIFVSDLGLEVSLSLGWCRFFMLLWVWWRAVGCWVTLTLSVFHCTTLRRQRVTLSPHAYQRERRWVWIVLGLVWGANLVFSLPALVFSTHLHSNATVELMVISCTTRPLLGCIWEFPTEQQGSAFASTSLALNEVLPLMLMVCTNLVTLHSLAKHIRTISSGGEPGGSHGELDKHVSTERKAAHVIMSLVTLFVVCWALQVAAVTYYNHNGGHHAEGLLTVAHLSASLFVGFSSMVVALGHGNLRRRIMCMMQGWTSVIKCHSDRTEGECKSTKTRSKRENQTSFTVQKERKVIQVEEKCKACRT, from the coding sequence GTGCTTCAGTCAGCTGTTAACAGTCCATCGCGGAGGCTCCCCCCCTCCGACACTATACTGGTGCACTTGTCCCTCGCCAACCTATTGACTTCACTGTTCCGCACGGTGCCCATCTTTGTGTCAGACCTGGGTTTGGAGGTGTCTCTGTCTCTGGGCTGGTGCAGATTCTTCATGTTGCTGTGGGTGTGGTGGCGAGCTGTGGGCTGTTGGGTCACTTTAACACTCAGTGTATTCCACTGCACCACCTTGAGGCGCCAGCGTGTGACCTTAAGCCCACATGCGTACCAGCGGGAGAGGAGGTGGGTGTGGATTGTTCTGGGGCTGGTGTGGGGGGCCAATTTGGTGTTTTCGCTCCCAGCTCTGGTATTTAGCACCCATCTTCACAGTAATGCCACAGTGGAGCTGATGGTTATCAGCTGCACCACCAGGCCGCTGCTGGGGTGCATCTGGGAGTTCCCCACTGAGCAACAGGGCTCAGCTTTCGCCTCCACCTCACTGGCACTCAATGAAGTGTTGCCACTGATGTTGATGGTTTGTACCAACCTGGTGACTCTGCACTCTCTGGCTAAACACATCCGCACCATCAGCTCTGGAGGGGAACCTGGAGGAAGCCACGGAGAGCTGGACAAACATGTGTCTACTGAGCGAAAGGCAGCTCATGTCATTATGTCACTGGTGACTCTGTTTGTTGTCTGCTGGGCCCTGCAGGTTGCTGCAGTGACATACTACAACCACAATGGTGGACACCACGCTGAGGGTCTATTGACTGTAGCCCACCTCTCCGCTTCACTGTTTGTGGGATTCAGTTCCATGGTGGTTGCCCTTGGACATGGCAATCTGAGGAGGAGAATCATGTGCATGATGCAAGGATGGACCAGTGTCATCAAATGTCACTCTGACAGAACTGAAGGggagtgtaaatccacaaagacaagGTCTAAGAGAGAAAATCaaaccagttttactgttcaaaaAGAGAGAAAGGTCATTCAAGTGGAGGAGAAATGTAAAGCATGTAGAACATGA